The Euphorbia lathyris chromosome 8, ddEupLath1.1, whole genome shotgun sequence genome has a window encoding:
- the LOC136204167 gene encoding uncharacterized protein: MASIRKSGFTHDEDVLLCSTYLELTQDLTTEPDETRERKWGRVATVYNATEQLNVEHRSWRSLESRYHKIDMAVRKLKECLEQIEQKIPSGASDLDIMYRAKQLMWTDPNFKSGFKFDHVWSLLKDVGKSSDNGRTARQMLRTQNSETENPTQQSTGLSDFSSELNDLNENNSTSRSSEIPMRVKKAKLEKKKETRSKESKLKMVDNVKLCELLAESNAIRKRQLKTREDKVMARDVNKIEDPVVRDYFRRRQHEIAECKFEEDAQKSQLPSLSTMNDYNYLNNFLNNFHGTSDDDYVTDY; the protein is encoded by the exons ATGGCTTCTATTCGTAAATCTGGATTCACTCATGATGAAGATGTGCTATTATGCTCTACTTATTTGGAGCTCACACAAGATCTAACTACAGAGCCAGATGAAACCAGAGAACGGAAGTGGGGACGAGTAGCAACTGTGTACAATGCAACAGAACAACTGAATGTGGAGCATAGGAGCTGGCGATCGTTGGAAAGTCGATACCATAAAATTGATATGGCTGTGAGAAAATTAAAAGAATGCCTTGAACAGATTGAACAAAAGATTCCAAGTGGTGCATCCGATCTAGATATA ATGTACCGAGCCAAACAGCTTATGTGGACGGACCCAAATTTTAAAAGCGGGTTCAAATTTGACCATGTTTGGTCTTTGCTGAAAGATGTCGGTAAATCTTCAGACAACGGACGAACAGCAAGACAGATGCTGAGGACACAAAATTCGGAGACTGAGAATCCGACTCAACAATCCACAGGTTTGTCTGATTTTTCTAGTGAGTTGAATGACTTGAATGAAAATAATTCTACATCAAGATCATCTGAAATTCCAATGAGAGTTAAGAAAGCAAAacttgaaaagaaaaaagaaacacGATCCAAAGAATCGAAGCTAAAAATGGTAGACAATGTAAAATTGTGCGAATTGTTAGCCGAATCAAATGCAATACGCAAAAGGCAATTGAAAACCCGAGAAGATAAAGTCATGGCGAGGGATGTCAATAAAATTGAAGATCCAGTTGTTCGTGATTATTTTCGACGGAGACAACATGAAATAGCTGAATGCAAATTCGAGGAAGATGCTCAGAAGTCGCAGCTACCTTCGTTGTCTACCATGAATGACTACAACTATCTTAACAATTTTCTGAACAATTTTCATGGAACAAGTGATGATGATTATGTAACGGATTATTGA